The Littorina saxatilis isolate snail1 linkage group LG15, US_GU_Lsax_2.0, whole genome shotgun sequence genome contains a region encoding:
- the LOC138948858 gene encoding uncharacterized protein isoform X1 — translation MTVVDNGCASTKKSRDGIIIDRREILPVQIRFPTKRTRNKMQRRLIPQGINFVPASTMKTLFFLFCVFSSILQYTLARHASHHDVINDVNRNHHQRHVDAKEYAHQNSQKRSSLLHNRDVRRKNDAENSDFSRTKELDYSDFDPTHYANAGRRENADYSEYDPYFQGDESARDAESVSWGRYDSPWEAPLFQWMKYPSLSHRPLSKWTPRAVHRDDEIHGASRRASRERDLKLQHQGAHRDHENHGASRSASRAGDLKHHPDNTNSLPLRASQPLTLSRRRDNEGGDNAGTRHHGHAERTQHPPRPLGLSRRPEADDEVNSGDDRRRSPHQLHGHRGLRQHTQPPTESSDVAALLAEIRQHPDGDYDGRTDRRAEHSRPHSLHNRERHHQEANSGDSNSNQDPRRGINNNPGRSLNSFGDPLSSLPHTGDEIVYKLPSETDARHQPSPISHGRRGPPVSRDFLVLDRLNDDENDEERGASNRRRPDPDHFSPRSRLQTEESRSTVSGFRGSNPEYLPSTARPDDSDRRRILESMASLHNADRHDRRYDSSQDMLALSGDGDDVSSGARRSRPHHQGQDQGRRHQGHHEGHRGEGRAESSSCGRDLETCRQTEVENRLLQRTYQKNLESLKRVLTEGLNQMIASPTQLIDRNLCDVIEVASYAASQRHDITRSDYAARQTSDRVLIDDDRRQSSRLHHDHSRTRHGNSQNIDDEDDDDDDDAFTDLRKFSEDGIELVDATDDNSDDFVIDQRVPPIEPSNSRRQDHRQGQGQTGRTNHHGHVTLDSSRRQRGRVSSRGVDDGVVDDNDDNDDEEGEEEEGEEEDSGELDVGDNNEEDAQKVWRSWKQQKQEEMDHLSEECRLGPWTDWSSPLGFGVIERRRFPLAENEKCKEQAEQAELVMRVDISVFNSNHTYYKAPEEVGQDFEADFTRSVKPRDLLLVLDASGSIEEEDFELMREGVDVMVSLFCGGFGSNANNNRLAILVFASEIQVVHRFSDDQSQETLRQVIANMSQPNGNTCTGDALKLAREVLFGQDRGSRPGVAHDTLIVTDGHSNCGDVTIQEGAQLLQNVSNVFALGVGIANDTEARWELNSVVSNSNPRHIFSLARFQDFKDMLESIEDRQETLPCFPIIDTTTTAVPDRTREG, via the exons ATGACAGTTGTTGACAATGGTTGTGCTTCAACGAAGAAATCCAGAGATGGGATAATAATTGACAGGCGTGAGATTTTACCTGTGCAAATAAG ATTTCCCACAAAACGGACAAGAAACAAAATGCAACGACGACTTATTCCTCAAGGGATCAACTTCGTACCAGCCAGCACAATGAAGacgttgttctttcttttttgtgtcttttccTCCATTCTTCAATACACATTAGCCCGTCACGCTTCAcaccatgacgtcatcaatgacGTCAACAGGAACCACCATCAAAGACACGTTGACGCAAAAGAATACGCGCATCAAAATTCCCAAAAAAGATCCAGCCTGTTACACAATCGGGATGTGCGAAGAAAAAATGACGCAGAGAACTCTGATTTCTCACGAACAAAGGAGTTGGATTATTCAGATTTTGACCCGACGCATTACGCCAACGCGGGGAGGAGAGAGAATGCGGACTACTCAGAATATGACCCATATTTTCAAGGCGATGAGAGTGCAAGAGACGCGGAGTCTGTGTCATGGGGGAGGTATGACAGCCCCTGGGAGGCACCCCTCTTTCAGTGGATGAAGTACCCCTCGCTATCCCACCGTCCTTTGTCCAAATGGACACCTCGCGCTGTTCATCGAGACGACGAGATCCACGGAGCTTCTCGCCGAGCGTCACGTGAACGAGACCTGAAACTCCAGCACCAAGGTGCACACCGAGACCACGAGAATCACGGAGCTTCTCGCTCAGCGTCACGTGCTGGAGACTTGAAGCATCATCCGGATAACACTAACTCCTTGCCTCTGAGGGCTTCTCAACCTTTGACTTTGTCTCGACGCCGAGACAACGAGGGGGGAGACAACGCTGGGACGCGACATCACGGACACGCAGAAAGAACCCAGCATCCACCTCGGCCTCTGGGGTTGTCTCGCCGCCCTGAAGCCGATGATGAAGTCAACTCAGGAGACGATAGGCGTCGCTCTCCACATCAATTACATGGACACAGGGGGCTTCGACAGCACACTCAGCCTCCAACAGAAAGCTCCGACGTGGCAGCACTACTCGCAGAAATCCGACAACACCCTGATGGCGACTACGACGGGCGGACAGACAGAAGGGCGGAACATTCTCGTCCGCATTCACTCCACAACCGAGAAAGACACCACCAAGAGGCGAACTCTGGGGACTCTAACTCTAACCAAGACCCGAGAAGAGGAATCAACAACAACCCAGGCAGAAGTCTGAACAGTTTCGGTGACCCCCTCAGCAGTCTCCCTCACACGGGCGACGAGATTGTGTACAAACTTCCCTCCGAGACGGACGCCAGGCACCAGCCTTCGCCGATATCGCATGGCCGCAGGGGTCCACCGGTTTCCAGAGATTTCCTGGTCTTAGACCGCTTAAACGATGATGAGAATGACGAAGAGAGAGGAGCCAGTAACCGTCGCAGACCGGACCCCGACCATTTTTCTCCAAGGTCCCGGTTACAGACGGAAGAGAGTAGGTCTACTGTTTCGGGCTTCCGTGGTTCCAATCCTGAATATTTGCCTTCGACGGCAAGGCCAGACGATTCCGATAGAAGGAGAATCCTTGAAAGTATGGCGTCTCTTCACAACGCGGATCGTCACGATAGGCGATATGATTCAAGCCAGGATATGCTTGCCCTTTCGGGTGACGGTGACGATGTATCGTCAGGGGCGAGAAGGTCACGTCCTCACCATCAAGGTCAAGATCAAGGTCGTCGACATCAAGGTCATCACGAAGGTCACCGTGGTGAAGGTCGTGCGGAGAGTTCATCTTGCGGACGAGATCTGGAGACATGTAGACAGACGGAGGTGGAAAACAGGCTGCTGCAAAGAACTTATcaa AAAAACTTGGAGTCTCTAAAAAGAGTTCTGACGGAGGGCTTAAACCAAATGATCGCCAGCCCCACGCAGTTGATCGATCGGAACCTCTGTGACGTCATTGAGGTTGCGTCATACGCTGCGTCACAGCGCCATGACATCACAAGGTCAGATTACGCCGCAAGACAGACGTCAGACCGTGTTTTGATAGACGACGACAGAAGGCAAAGCTCAAGGTTGCATCACGATCATTCTAGAACACGTCACGGCAACTCTCAAAACATCGACGACgaggacgatgatgacgatgatgacgcgTTTACGGATCTGCGTAAGTTTTCGGAGGATGGCATTGAACTTGTTGATGCCACGGACGACAACTCTGATGATTTTGTTATCGATCAGAGAGTTCCTCCCATTGAACCGTCCAATTCTCGGCGACAGGATCAcagacaaggtcaaggtcaaacggGTCGAACAAATCACCACGGTCACGTGACCCTTgacagcagcagacgacagagaGGAAGGGTGTCCTCCCGTGGGGTGGACGATGGTGTTGTtgatgacaacgacgacaacgacgacgaggagggggaggaggaggagggggaggaggaggatagCGGTGAACTTGATGTGGGAGATAACAACGAAGAAGATGCGCAGAAG GTGTGGCGTTCGTGGAAACAGCAGAAGCAGGAAGAAATGGACCACCTGAGCGAGGAGTGCAGGCTTGGTCCGTGGACCGACTGGTCCAGTCCTCTCGGCTTCGGTGTCATAGAGAGACGACGCTTTCCTCTGGCGGAGAACGAAAAATGCAAAGAACAAGCGGAGCAGGCCGAGTTGGTGATGAGGGTCGACATTTCGGTTTTCAATT CCAACCACACGTACTACAAGGCTCCGGAAGAGGTAGGTCAAGACTTCGAAGCTGACTTCACGCGCTCGGTCAAGCCTCGTGACCTACTTCTGGTCCTGGACGCCTCGGGCAGCATCGAGGAGGAGGACTTCGAACTCATGCGTGAAGGGGTGGACGTCATGGTTAGCTTGTTTTGTGGCGGTTTCGGTTCCAACGCCAACAACAACCGCCTGGCCATTCTGGTGTTCGCCTCTGAGATACAAGTCGTCCACAG GTTCAGCGACGATCAGTCGCAGGAAACTTTGCGACAAGTCATTGCCAATATGTCGCAGCCCAACGGCAACACTTGTACGGGTGACGCACTCAAGTTGGCGAGGGAAGTGCTTTTTGGACAGGACAGAG GATCACGACCAGGCGTCGCTCACGACACGCTAATCGTCACGGACGGTCACTCCAACTGCGGGGATGTAACCATCCAGGAAGGGGCACAACTCCTGCAGAACGTGTCCAACGTTTTCGCCCTTGGCGTCGGCATCGCCAACGACACCGAAGCGCGCTGGGAGCTGAACTCCGTGGTTTCCAATAGCAACCCAAGACACATCTTCTCCCTGGCGAGGTTCCAGGATTTCAAAGACATGCTGGAGAGCATTGAAGACAGGCAGGAAACTTTGCCTTGTTTTCCCATCATTGATACCACAACCACAGCAGTTCCTGATCGTACGCGCGAGGGCTAA
- the LOC138948858 gene encoding sarcoplasmic reticulum histidine-rich calcium-binding protein-like isoform X2, which produces MQRRLIPQGINFVPASTMKTLFFLFCVFSSILQYTLARHASHHDVINDVNRNHHQRHVDAKEYAHQNSQKRSSLLHNRDVRRKNDAENSDFSRTKELDYSDFDPTHYANAGRRENADYSEYDPYFQGDESARDAESVSWGRYDSPWEAPLFQWMKYPSLSHRPLSKWTPRAVHRDDEIHGASRRASRERDLKLQHQGAHRDHENHGASRSASRAGDLKHHPDNTNSLPLRASQPLTLSRRRDNEGGDNAGTRHHGHAERTQHPPRPLGLSRRPEADDEVNSGDDRRRSPHQLHGHRGLRQHTQPPTESSDVAALLAEIRQHPDGDYDGRTDRRAEHSRPHSLHNRERHHQEANSGDSNSNQDPRRGINNNPGRSLNSFGDPLSSLPHTGDEIVYKLPSETDARHQPSPISHGRRGPPVSRDFLVLDRLNDDENDEERGASNRRRPDPDHFSPRSRLQTEESRSTVSGFRGSNPEYLPSTARPDDSDRRRILESMASLHNADRHDRRYDSSQDMLALSGDGDDVSSGARRSRPHHQGQDQGRRHQGHHEGHRGEGRAESSSCGRDLETCRQTEVENRLLQRTYQKNLESLKRVLTEGLNQMIASPTQLIDRNLCDVIEVASYAASQRHDITRSDYAARQTSDRVLIDDDRRQSSRLHHDHSRTRHGNSQNIDDEDDDDDDDAFTDLRKFSEDGIELVDATDDNSDDFVIDQRVPPIEPSNSRRQDHRQGQGQTGRTNHHGHVTLDSSRRQRGRVSSRGVDDGVVDDNDDNDDEEGEEEEGEEEDSGELDVGDNNEEDAQKVWRSWKQQKQEEMDHLSEECRLGPWTDWSSPLGFGVIERRRFPLAENEKCKEQAEQAELVMRVDISVFNSNHTYYKAPEEVGQDFEADFTRSVKPRDLLLVLDASGSIEEEDFELMREGVDVMVSLFCGGFGSNANNNRLAILVFASEIQVVHRFSDDQSQETLRQVIANMSQPNGNTCTGDALKLAREVLFGQDRGSRPGVAHDTLIVTDGHSNCGDVTIQEGAQLLQNVSNVFALGVGIANDTEARWELNSVVSNSNPRHIFSLARFQDFKDMLESIEDRQETLPCFPIIDTTTTAVPDRTREG; this is translated from the exons ATGCAACGACGACTTATTCCTCAAGGGATCAACTTCGTACCAGCCAGCACAATGAAGacgttgttctttcttttttgtgtcttttccTCCATTCTTCAATACACATTAGCCCGTCACGCTTCAcaccatgacgtcatcaatgacGTCAACAGGAACCACCATCAAAGACACGTTGACGCAAAAGAATACGCGCATCAAAATTCCCAAAAAAGATCCAGCCTGTTACACAATCGGGATGTGCGAAGAAAAAATGACGCAGAGAACTCTGATTTCTCACGAACAAAGGAGTTGGATTATTCAGATTTTGACCCGACGCATTACGCCAACGCGGGGAGGAGAGAGAATGCGGACTACTCAGAATATGACCCATATTTTCAAGGCGATGAGAGTGCAAGAGACGCGGAGTCTGTGTCATGGGGGAGGTATGACAGCCCCTGGGAGGCACCCCTCTTTCAGTGGATGAAGTACCCCTCGCTATCCCACCGTCCTTTGTCCAAATGGACACCTCGCGCTGTTCATCGAGACGACGAGATCCACGGAGCTTCTCGCCGAGCGTCACGTGAACGAGACCTGAAACTCCAGCACCAAGGTGCACACCGAGACCACGAGAATCACGGAGCTTCTCGCTCAGCGTCACGTGCTGGAGACTTGAAGCATCATCCGGATAACACTAACTCCTTGCCTCTGAGGGCTTCTCAACCTTTGACTTTGTCTCGACGCCGAGACAACGAGGGGGGAGACAACGCTGGGACGCGACATCACGGACACGCAGAAAGAACCCAGCATCCACCTCGGCCTCTGGGGTTGTCTCGCCGCCCTGAAGCCGATGATGAAGTCAACTCAGGAGACGATAGGCGTCGCTCTCCACATCAATTACATGGACACAGGGGGCTTCGACAGCACACTCAGCCTCCAACAGAAAGCTCCGACGTGGCAGCACTACTCGCAGAAATCCGACAACACCCTGATGGCGACTACGACGGGCGGACAGACAGAAGGGCGGAACATTCTCGTCCGCATTCACTCCACAACCGAGAAAGACACCACCAAGAGGCGAACTCTGGGGACTCTAACTCTAACCAAGACCCGAGAAGAGGAATCAACAACAACCCAGGCAGAAGTCTGAACAGTTTCGGTGACCCCCTCAGCAGTCTCCCTCACACGGGCGACGAGATTGTGTACAAACTTCCCTCCGAGACGGACGCCAGGCACCAGCCTTCGCCGATATCGCATGGCCGCAGGGGTCCACCGGTTTCCAGAGATTTCCTGGTCTTAGACCGCTTAAACGATGATGAGAATGACGAAGAGAGAGGAGCCAGTAACCGTCGCAGACCGGACCCCGACCATTTTTCTCCAAGGTCCCGGTTACAGACGGAAGAGAGTAGGTCTACTGTTTCGGGCTTCCGTGGTTCCAATCCTGAATATTTGCCTTCGACGGCAAGGCCAGACGATTCCGATAGAAGGAGAATCCTTGAAAGTATGGCGTCTCTTCACAACGCGGATCGTCACGATAGGCGATATGATTCAAGCCAGGATATGCTTGCCCTTTCGGGTGACGGTGACGATGTATCGTCAGGGGCGAGAAGGTCACGTCCTCACCATCAAGGTCAAGATCAAGGTCGTCGACATCAAGGTCATCACGAAGGTCACCGTGGTGAAGGTCGTGCGGAGAGTTCATCTTGCGGACGAGATCTGGAGACATGTAGACAGACGGAGGTGGAAAACAGGCTGCTGCAAAGAACTTATcaa AAAAACTTGGAGTCTCTAAAAAGAGTTCTGACGGAGGGCTTAAACCAAATGATCGCCAGCCCCACGCAGTTGATCGATCGGAACCTCTGTGACGTCATTGAGGTTGCGTCATACGCTGCGTCACAGCGCCATGACATCACAAGGTCAGATTACGCCGCAAGACAGACGTCAGACCGTGTTTTGATAGACGACGACAGAAGGCAAAGCTCAAGGTTGCATCACGATCATTCTAGAACACGTCACGGCAACTCTCAAAACATCGACGACgaggacgatgatgacgatgatgacgcgTTTACGGATCTGCGTAAGTTTTCGGAGGATGGCATTGAACTTGTTGATGCCACGGACGACAACTCTGATGATTTTGTTATCGATCAGAGAGTTCCTCCCATTGAACCGTCCAATTCTCGGCGACAGGATCAcagacaaggtcaaggtcaaacggGTCGAACAAATCACCACGGTCACGTGACCCTTgacagcagcagacgacagagaGGAAGGGTGTCCTCCCGTGGGGTGGACGATGGTGTTGTtgatgacaacgacgacaacgacgacgaggagggggaggaggaggagggggaggaggaggatagCGGTGAACTTGATGTGGGAGATAACAACGAAGAAGATGCGCAGAAG GTGTGGCGTTCGTGGAAACAGCAGAAGCAGGAAGAAATGGACCACCTGAGCGAGGAGTGCAGGCTTGGTCCGTGGACCGACTGGTCCAGTCCTCTCGGCTTCGGTGTCATAGAGAGACGACGCTTTCCTCTGGCGGAGAACGAAAAATGCAAAGAACAAGCGGAGCAGGCCGAGTTGGTGATGAGGGTCGACATTTCGGTTTTCAATT CCAACCACACGTACTACAAGGCTCCGGAAGAGGTAGGTCAAGACTTCGAAGCTGACTTCACGCGCTCGGTCAAGCCTCGTGACCTACTTCTGGTCCTGGACGCCTCGGGCAGCATCGAGGAGGAGGACTTCGAACTCATGCGTGAAGGGGTGGACGTCATGGTTAGCTTGTTTTGTGGCGGTTTCGGTTCCAACGCCAACAACAACCGCCTGGCCATTCTGGTGTTCGCCTCTGAGATACAAGTCGTCCACAG GTTCAGCGACGATCAGTCGCAGGAAACTTTGCGACAAGTCATTGCCAATATGTCGCAGCCCAACGGCAACACTTGTACGGGTGACGCACTCAAGTTGGCGAGGGAAGTGCTTTTTGGACAGGACAGAG GATCACGACCAGGCGTCGCTCACGACACGCTAATCGTCACGGACGGTCACTCCAACTGCGGGGATGTAACCATCCAGGAAGGGGCACAACTCCTGCAGAACGTGTCCAACGTTTTCGCCCTTGGCGTCGGCATCGCCAACGACACCGAAGCGCGCTGGGAGCTGAACTCCGTGGTTTCCAATAGCAACCCAAGACACATCTTCTCCCTGGCGAGGTTCCAGGATTTCAAAGACATGCTGGAGAGCATTGAAGACAGGCAGGAAACTTTGCCTTGTTTTCCCATCATTGATACCACAACCACAGCAGTTCCTGATCGTACGCGCGAGGGCTAA
- the LOC138948859 gene encoding protein PML-like yields the protein MAGATRGAAGGDMDGLLQQLDELRVSPADVQSSGASRAGSSPSVKRPEAQPVDISGRHLVYFDLETTGLGLGCHITQIAAIRGNDTFSRFVLPKIPIDGKAQEITGITCQGNASMCHHGKRVECVSVTQALQEFLEFLGTGKQVLIGHNIKIFDCPRLLNPLRACDLIGRFQQAVHGFVDTLPLFRDFEKSLTSYRLSALYQHYFNREFNAHDAREDVKALQDIVSAAKVPLDKMSQHSFTLTYVTDLHDFNKQKWRLLKGWIPLVDGSFITEGMAEKAAGSGLKFEEVRRVFQQDGREGVKRTLLLRTDDGKPRVTHVNKTLDGICQYLESTQMTATISPPTTTYTNNYPHTTASSLRTAASFPRTRATSTRTAASSTRTTASSLGKSASFPRTTTNF from the exons ATGGCaggcgcgacaagaggtgcagCGGGTGGCGACATGGATGGTCTGCTCCAACAGTTGGACGAGCTACGCGTGTCTCCTGCTGACGTTCAGTCGTCCGGGGCATCACGTGCTGGGTCTTCTCCGTCAGTCAAACGTCCTGAGGCACAGCCTGTGGACATTTCTGGCCGACACCTGGTCTACTTTGATCTGGAGACGACGGGCTTGG GGCTGGGATGCCACATCACACAAATAGCAGCAATCAGAGGCAATGACACTTTCAGCCGCTTCGTTCTACCCAAAATCCCCATAGACGGCAAAGCGCAGGAAATCACGGGAATCACGTGCCAAGGCAACGCCAGCATGTGTCACCATGGCAAACGGGTGGAGTGTGTCAGCGTCACACAAGCCCTCCAAGAGTTCCTGGAGTTCCTTGGAACCGGAAAGCAAGTGCTCATTGGCCACAACATTAAGATTTTTGACTGCCCCAGGCTTCTCAACCCTTTAAGGGCCTGCGACCTCATCGGCCGATTTCAGCAAGCTGTGCACGGCTTCGTCGACACGCTGCCGCTTTTTCGTGACTTCGAGAAGAGCCTGACATCATACAGGCTCTCCGCTCTGTACCAGCATTATTTCAATCGAGAATTCAACGCCCACGACGCCAGGGAAGACGTGAAAGCCCTTCAAGACATCGTCTCCGCTGCCAAAGTCCCTCTGGACAAGATGTCCCAACACTCATTCACCTTGACCTACGTTACTGACCTTCACGACTTCAACAAACAGAAGTGGAGGCTGCTCAAGGGATGGATTCCCTTGGTTGACGGTAGCTTCATCACCGAGGGCATGGCGGAGAAGGCTGCAGGCAGCGGCTTGAAGTTTGAGGAGGTCAGGAGAGTGTTTCAACAAGACGGGCGGGAAGGTGTCAAGAGAACTCTACTGCTGAGAACGGACGACGGGAAGCCTAGAGTGACTCATGTGAACAAAACGCTGGACGGAATCTGTCAGTACCTGGAGAGTACCCAGATGACAGCCACGATTTCTCCACCTACAACGACATATACTAACAATTATCCGCACACAACAGCAAGTTCTCTGCGAACAGCAGCGAGTTTTCCGCGCACAAGAGCAACGTCTACGCGCACAGCAGCCAGTTCTACGCGCACAACAGCAAGTTCTCTGGGCAAATCCGCGAGTTTTCCGCGCACAACAACGAATTTTTGA